A window of Chitinophaga sp. MM2321 contains these coding sequences:
- a CDS encoding AraC family transcriptional regulator: MRLLQTEITPLINDFLHVDMRSQSFLASPFHAQPSFHAHPELELVFIVEGFGKRIIGDKVEPFESGDMVFIGSSVPHVWLSDAAFYKEDSTLQSKVIVTYFHPKVFQQFLDNVKEFDGIREVIRQASKGIKIQGETRNIIAEKLLALSSKTGFEKVDGFLQIMHLISISEDKSFIVNNETSKYGMAEPDRLIDVIKFIKDNLHEHISLKQVAEVACMKEQSFCRYFKNRTKKSFSQYLEDLRMEHARKLLIESDNPISDIAYACGYNSSSHFCKVFKDHNGQSPYQYKCSIKKGLV; encoded by the coding sequence ATGAGGCTTTTACAAACGGAAATTACACCACTGATCAATGATTTTTTGCACGTAGATATGAGAAGTCAGTCTTTCCTGGCTTCCCCCTTCCACGCGCAACCTTCCTTTCATGCCCATCCTGAATTAGAGTTGGTGTTTATCGTGGAAGGGTTCGGGAAAAGGATCATTGGCGATAAGGTAGAACCTTTCGAATCGGGTGATATGGTATTCATCGGGTCCTCTGTACCACACGTCTGGTTAAGTGATGCTGCTTTCTACAAAGAAGATTCCACACTTCAGTCAAAAGTAATTGTAACCTATTTCCATCCAAAAGTATTCCAGCAGTTCCTGGATAATGTAAAAGAGTTTGACGGTATCCGGGAAGTGATCCGGCAGGCTTCCAAAGGCATCAAGATCCAGGGGGAGACCCGGAATATCATAGCAGAGAAACTATTGGCGCTTTCTTCCAAAACCGGTTTTGAAAAAGTAGATGGATTTTTGCAGATCATGCACCTTATTTCCATTTCAGAAGATAAAAGCTTTATCGTTAACAACGAAACGAGCAAGTATGGAATGGCAGAACCAGACCGGCTGATTGATGTGATTAAATTTATCAAAGATAACCTGCACGAACACATTTCGCTGAAACAAGTGGCGGAAGTGGCCTGCATGAAAGAACAATCTTTCTGTCGTTATTTTAAGAACAGAACAAAAAAGAGTTTCTCCCAATACCTGGAAGACCTCCGTATGGAGCATGCCCGTAAGCTGTTGATTGAATCTGATAATCCTATTTCAGACATTGCTTATGCCTGCGGATATAATTCCAGCTCCCATTTCTGCAAGGTTTTTAAGGACCACAACGGACAAAGCCCTTATCAATACAAATGCAGTATCAAAAAGGGCCTTGTCTGA
- a CDS encoding sugar phosphate isomerase/epimerase, which translates to MKTVKGPGIFLAQFMSDAAPFNTLESICTWAKSIGFSGVQIPTWDARCINLQLAAESKTYAEEIKGVVAAAGLSITELSTHLQGQLVAVHPVYNEMYDSFAPPELHGNPKARTSWAVQQLKYAAKASEHMGLTAHATFSGSLLWHTLYPWPQRPAGLVETGFTELANRWLPILNEFDECGIDLCYEIHPGEDLHDGTSYERFLEHVNHHARACILYDPSHFVLQCLDYLSFIDHFHDRIRMFHVKDAEFNPTGKQGVYGGYSNWTERAGRFRSPGDGQVDFKSIFSKLTAYGFDGWAVMEWECCLKHPEDGAREGAAFIRDQIIRVTEKAFDDFAGASGDDHYNRKLLGLI; encoded by the coding sequence ATGAAAACAGTAAAAGGTCCAGGTATTTTCCTGGCGCAATTCATGAGCGATGCAGCGCCTTTCAACACCCTGGAGTCGATCTGCACCTGGGCGAAAAGTATTGGATTCTCCGGCGTGCAGATCCCTACCTGGGATGCACGCTGTATCAACCTGCAACTGGCTGCGGAAAGCAAAACGTATGCAGAAGAGATCAAAGGCGTTGTAGCAGCAGCAGGATTGTCGATCACCGAACTTTCCACACATCTGCAAGGGCAGCTGGTGGCGGTGCATCCCGTTTACAATGAAATGTATGACAGTTTTGCGCCTCCCGAATTGCATGGTAACCCCAAAGCCAGGACCAGCTGGGCTGTGCAGCAATTGAAATATGCTGCAAAAGCTTCTGAGCACATGGGCCTCACCGCCCACGCTACGTTTAGCGGCAGCTTGCTGTGGCACACGTTATACCCGTGGCCACAGCGGCCGGCCGGATTGGTGGAAACCGGGTTTACTGAACTGGCCAACAGGTGGTTGCCCATATTGAATGAATTTGATGAGTGTGGGATAGACCTTTGCTATGAAATCCATCCCGGTGAAGACCTGCACGATGGTACCAGTTACGAACGGTTCCTCGAACATGTAAACCACCATGCGCGGGCCTGTATTTTATACGACCCTTCGCATTTTGTACTGCAATGTCTCGATTACCTCAGCTTTATTGATCACTTCCACGACCGCATCCGCATGTTCCATGTAAAAGATGCAGAGTTTAATCCTACCGGGAAACAGGGCGTGTATGGCGGTTATAGCAACTGGACAGAAAGAGCAGGACGTTTCCGTTCACCAGGTGATGGACAAGTGGATTTCAAATCCATTTTCAGCAAGCTGACGGCATATGGTTTCGATGGCTGGGCAGTGATGGAATGGGAATGTTGCTTAAAACATCCTGAAGATGGCGCCCGCGAAGGCGCGGCCTTTATCCGTGACCAGATTATACGGGTAACCGAAAAAGCATTCGATGACTTCGCCGGTGCAAGCGGTGATGATCACTATAACCGGAAATTACTTGGGTTGATCTAA
- the ppsA gene encoding phosphoenolpyruvate synthase, translating to MNTKSFIVPLSQVGINNIDFVGGKNASLGEMLQHLSPLGINIPDGFVITVHAYKTFLQSNNLEPAIKEIINTIDFENIESLRKCGKKIRQLIRNTKFPKEIVELIIDAYHLLSEQYKIPDTDVAVRSSATAEDLPDASFAGQQETYLNVRGPGALIDAVRNCFASLFTDRAISYRENFGYPHFELGLSVCVQKMVRSDLACSGVAFSLDTESGFKDVVVINGTYGLGEMVVQGTISPDEFIVFKPKLTDSFLPIIEKKLGNKDKMMIYGDNPDERVSVIPTEKIMQSRFCIDEERVLQIARWVTIIEEYYSTLKGHWCPMDVEWAIDGKTNQLFIVQARPETIHSRKRDNIFTEYHIHDENKADKLLVKGIAVGDKMGVGKVNILYSLDKRVAEGSEFMPGDVLVTDMTDPDWEPIMKKASAIITNKGGRTCHAAIIAREMGVPAIVGCGNATDILKDGQMVTASCTEGDVGYIYDGVIEFTKSTFDLADLPEIATSIMFNVGSPNMAFQFSQLPNKGVGLAREEFIINNYIQVHPLALLRHRQLNDPALTARINQVIAGFENEEDYFIKKLSYGVAKIAAAFYPEKVIVRFSDFKSNEYFNMPGGKYFEPSEENPMLGWRGASRYYSPQYKEAFGLECKAIQEVREKMGLSNVVMMIPFCRTVEELLRVQAVMAEYGLERGKNGLEIYLMAELPSNIMMADEFAQHIDGFSIGSNDLTQLTLGLDRDSALVSHLFDERNPAVKRMISSLIKSAKAANVKVGICGQGPSDYPDFAQFLVEQKIDSISVTPDSLVKTVHAIRKIEQQMAKEKSALLYE from the coding sequence ATGAACACCAAAAGTTTTATCGTACCATTAAGCCAGGTAGGTATTAATAACATCGATTTTGTAGGAGGAAAGAATGCATCTCTCGGTGAAATGCTGCAGCATCTGAGTCCGCTCGGCATCAATATCCCCGATGGTTTTGTAATTACGGTGCACGCTTATAAAACGTTCCTGCAATCCAATAATCTTGAACCTGCCATTAAGGAGATCATCAATACTATCGACTTCGAAAATATTGAATCGCTCCGTAAATGTGGCAAGAAGATCAGGCAACTGATCAGGAATACAAAGTTTCCGAAAGAGATCGTTGAATTGATCATCGATGCCTACCATCTTTTATCCGAACAGTACAAGATTCCTGATACGGATGTAGCCGTACGATCTTCTGCTACCGCAGAAGACTTGCCTGATGCGTCTTTTGCAGGGCAGCAGGAAACATACCTGAACGTGAGAGGCCCCGGCGCCCTGATCGATGCCGTGCGGAATTGTTTTGCATCCTTATTTACGGATCGTGCTATCAGTTACCGCGAGAATTTCGGCTACCCGCATTTTGAATTGGGCTTGTCTGTTTGTGTACAAAAAATGGTGCGTTCTGATCTCGCCTGTTCCGGTGTTGCTTTTTCACTGGATACGGAAAGCGGTTTCAAAGATGTAGTGGTGATCAACGGTACATATGGTCTTGGTGAAATGGTGGTGCAAGGAACGATCTCGCCGGATGAATTTATTGTCTTCAAACCAAAGTTAACCGATTCCTTTCTCCCCATCATCGAAAAGAAACTGGGGAATAAAGATAAGATGATGATCTATGGTGATAACCCGGATGAAAGGGTGAGTGTGATACCGACAGAAAAGATCATGCAATCGAGATTTTGTATTGATGAAGAACGTGTATTGCAGATAGCCCGGTGGGTAACCATCATTGAAGAATATTATTCAACATTAAAAGGACATTGGTGCCCGATGGATGTGGAATGGGCGATTGATGGTAAAACAAACCAGTTGTTCATTGTACAGGCGCGCCCTGAAACCATTCACTCCCGCAAACGCGATAACATCTTTACGGAATACCATATTCATGATGAAAACAAAGCGGACAAACTGCTGGTGAAAGGTATTGCAGTGGGCGATAAAATGGGCGTGGGGAAAGTTAATATTCTCTATTCCCTGGATAAAAGAGTAGCGGAAGGGAGTGAGTTCATGCCTGGTGATGTATTGGTTACTGATATGACGGATCCTGATTGGGAGCCCATCATGAAAAAAGCATCCGCCATCATCACCAATAAAGGTGGCAGAACCTGTCATGCTGCTATTATTGCGCGGGAAATGGGCGTACCTGCTATTGTGGGTTGTGGTAATGCTACAGATATACTGAAAGATGGCCAGATGGTTACCGCCTCCTGTACAGAGGGTGATGTGGGCTATATTTATGATGGTGTCATTGAGTTCACGAAGTCAACTTTCGATCTTGCAGACCTGCCGGAAATAGCCACTTCCATCATGTTCAACGTGGGTTCTCCGAACATGGCCTTCCAGTTCTCACAACTGCCGAACAAAGGCGTGGGATTGGCACGGGAAGAATTTATTATCAATAATTATATCCAGGTACACCCGCTGGCATTATTGCGGCACCGGCAGTTGAACGATCCCGCTTTAACAGCGCGTATCAACCAGGTGATTGCAGGATTTGAAAATGAAGAAGATTATTTTATCAAGAAACTGTCTTACGGTGTTGCAAAAATAGCGGCGGCATTTTATCCTGAAAAAGTAATCGTTCGTTTTTCTGATTTCAAAAGCAATGAATACTTCAATATGCCGGGGGGCAAATATTTTGAGCCTTCAGAGGAAAACCCGATGCTGGGATGGAGAGGTGCATCACGTTATTATTCTCCGCAGTATAAAGAGGCATTCGGCCTGGAATGTAAAGCCATCCAGGAAGTAAGGGAAAAGATGGGACTATCCAATGTGGTGATGATGATCCCCTTTTGCAGAACGGTAGAGGAACTATTGCGTGTGCAGGCGGTGATGGCAGAATATGGACTGGAAAGAGGAAAGAACGGATTGGAAATATACCTGATGGCAGAACTGCCTTCCAATATTATGATGGCCGATGAATTTGCGCAACATATTGACGGGTTCTCTATCGGCTCCAATGACCTTACACAGCTGACACTGGGACTGGATCGTGATTCTGCCCTCGTTTCACACCTGTTTGATGAAAGAAATCCTGCTGTGAAAAGGATGATCAGTTCCCTGATCAAATCGGCTAAAGCGGCCAATGTAAAAGTAGGGATCTGTGGGCAGGGGCCTTCTGATTATCCTGATTTTGCACAATTCCTTGTGGAGCAAAAGATCGATAGTATTTCCGTGACGCCCGATTCATTGGTGAAAACGGTGCATGCTATCCGGAAGATCGAACAGCAGATGGCGAAAGAAAAAAGCGCATTATTATATGAATAG
- a CDS encoding SDR family oxidoreductase encodes MFSLKNKTALITGGGSGIGAAISILFASQGANVFIIDVDETGASKTVAEIQETGGSATFRQCNISNQSLVQQLVQEIGNVDILVNNAGIAHIGNVENTTTEDMDRLLGVNVKGVFYMVQAVIPFMKKQGGVILNMASVASQVGLADRFAYSMTKAAVVGMTLSIAKDYLSYNIRCNCISPARVHTPFVDGFLQKNYPGKEAEMFAKLSATQPIGRMGRPDEIAALALYLCADEAGFITGCDYPIDGGFIKLNS; translated from the coding sequence ATGTTTAGTTTGAAAAATAAAACGGCCCTGATAACGGGTGGTGGCAGTGGTATCGGTGCCGCAATTTCTATTTTGTTTGCCAGTCAGGGTGCAAATGTTTTCATCATTGATGTAGATGAAACCGGCGCCTCAAAAACGGTGGCTGAGATCCAGGAAACCGGTGGCAGCGCAACGTTCAGACAATGTAATATCAGCAACCAATCTCTCGTACAGCAACTCGTACAGGAGATCGGGAACGTGGATATCCTTGTCAACAATGCCGGTATTGCACACATCGGTAATGTGGAAAATACCACAACGGAAGATATGGACCGCTTGCTGGGCGTGAATGTAAAAGGCGTTTTTTATATGGTGCAAGCCGTCATCCCGTTTATGAAAAAACAAGGCGGCGTGATCCTCAATATGGCCTCTGTTGCTTCGCAGGTAGGACTGGCAGACCGTTTTGCCTATAGCATGACGAAAGCCGCTGTAGTTGGAATGACATTATCCATCGCCAAAGATTATCTGTCATACAATATACGCTGTAACTGCATTTCTCCCGCCCGCGTACATACACCATTCGTGGATGGATTTCTGCAAAAGAATTACCCCGGTAAGGAGGCAGAAATGTTTGCAAAATTATCTGCTACACAACCGATTGGCCGCATGGGCCGCCCGGATGAAATTGCTGCATTGGCCTTATATCTCTGTGCCGATGAAGCAGGTTTTATCACCGGTTGTGATTATCCTATTGATGGCGGTTTTATCAAACTTAATTCCTGA
- a CDS encoding glucose 1-dehydrogenase: protein MNIKAFEGKVAIVTGAGQGIGFEIAMQLAVEGAAVVLNDIDPALAENAAEEIRKAQGKCVAVPGNTADLGIIKKMVATAVEKFGRLDVAVANAGITLFGDFLTYPIESFNEVLKVNLGGTFFLAQEAAKQMIWQGFGGSLLFTSSVTGHQAHKQLAAYGMTKAALEMLAKSLVIELSEHKISVNAIAPGATLTERTMDDANYEKVWSTITPMGRPAKTRDIADAALFLVSDKARHITGQSLIIDGGWTAVSLSPF, encoded by the coding sequence ATGAATATAAAAGCATTTGAGGGAAAGGTGGCCATCGTTACGGGCGCAGGACAGGGAATCGGTTTTGAAATAGCTATGCAGCTGGCCGTTGAAGGCGCTGCGGTAGTATTGAACGACATTGATCCCGCCCTGGCAGAAAATGCGGCAGAAGAGATCCGGAAAGCACAGGGGAAATGTGTAGCTGTACCTGGTAATACAGCGGATCTCGGCATTATAAAAAAGATGGTGGCCACGGCTGTTGAAAAGTTCGGGCGGCTGGATGTAGCGGTTGCCAATGCAGGCATTACGCTGTTCGGTGATTTCCTCACCTACCCCATTGAATCTTTCAATGAAGTATTGAAAGTGAATCTCGGTGGTACTTTCTTCCTCGCACAGGAAGCTGCCAAACAAATGATCTGGCAGGGATTCGGCGGATCTTTGTTATTTACTTCTTCCGTAACAGGCCACCAGGCGCATAAACAACTTGCTGCTTATGGAATGACCAAAGCCGCATTGGAAATGCTGGCGAAGAGCCTCGTAATAGAATTGTCTGAACACAAGATCAGTGTGAATGCCATCGCACCCGGTGCAACGCTCACGGAAAGAACGATGGATGATGCCAATTATGAAAAGGTCTGGTCTACTATTACACCAATGGGAAGACCGGCTAAAACACGTGATATTGCTGATGCCGCGCTGTTTCTCGTGTCTGATAAAGCAAGACATATCACAGGTCAGAGCCTCATCATTGATGGTGGCTGGACGGCTGTGAGTTTGTCTCCTTTTTAG